A single region of the Peromyscus eremicus chromosome 16_21, PerEre_H2_v1, whole genome shotgun sequence genome encodes:
- the LOC131926173 gene encoding ankyrin repeat domain-containing protein 7-like → MLSTLRKLFCFKKEPKTPLGFCDGPSRGTGYLSCFHCGTEDRYRQPYDPENQFHEAVCMGKLKVVVRLLRKNQFHVNDEDEGKRTALHFACFYGHVNLVRFLIFKRCEINALDNQMSTPLMKAVQSWETEIVTVLLVNGADPNIKDCNGEAAIHHAVYVDRPDIASSLLQFGGNIEDTTKDGLTPLLLALRERKPRMAAYLITHGANLHVSDQYLRTTLMYTVRWDCEIMVEILLKNGVDHQLKDTFGWSALYYAIMGKRKTKMVIIQHDLLLWKQQNTFTRNQPEDVFSSG, encoded by the exons ATGTTGTCCACCCTGAGGAAGCTCTTCTGCTTTAAGAAGGAGCCGAAAACCCCCTTGGGGTTTTGTGACGGCCCAAGCAGGGGAACGGGATACTTGTCCTGCTTTCACTGTGGAACTGAAGACAGGTACCGCCAGCCTTATGACCCTGAAAACCAATTTCATGAGGCAGTATGCATGGGAAAGCTCAAAGTGGTGGTGCGTCTCCTCAGGAAGAACCAATTTCATGTGAATGATGAGGATGAAGGGAAACG AACTGCGCTCCACTTTGCGTGCTTCTACGGCCATGTCAATCTGGTTCGTTTTCTGATATTTAAGCGCTGTGAGATTAATGCCCTTGACAATCAAATGTCCACACCACTAATGAAG GCTGTACAaagctgggagacagagatcgtGACTGTCCTACTTGTTAATGGAGCAGATCCCAATATCAAAGACTGCAACGGAGAAGCAGCGatccaccatgcagtgtatgTAGACAGGCCAGATATTGCCAGCAGTCTTCTTCAATTTGGGGGAAACATTGAAGATACTACAAAg GATGGGTTGACCCCTCTGCTGCTAGCACTCCGAGAAAGGAAACCCCGCATGGCAGCATACCTAATCACACACGGTGCGAATCTTCACGTATCTGATCAATATCTAAG aaCAACACTCATGTATACTGTTAGATGGGATTGTGAAATTATGGTTGAAATTTTACTGAAGAATGGTGTTGATCACCAGTTAAAGGACACATTTGGATGGAGTGCTCTTTATTATGCCATTATGGGGAAACGCAAAAC AAAAATGGTGATTATTCAGCACGACTTACTTCTCTGGAAACAACAAAATACCTTCACAC